The DNA region CCATCCTGAGCCGGTGCATCGAGGAGGGCATCGCCCAGGAGTACTCCTGCCGCGTCGGGATGTGTCTCGCCTGCTCGGCGAGGATCGAGGAGGGCGAGGTCACCCAGCCCGCGGCCCGCGGGCTCACCGAGGAAGAGGCCGAGGACTACGCGCTGACCTGCATGGCCCGCCCGCAGTCGGATCTCGTGCTCGACCGGGGCAAGTACCCGCCGAGCATCGAGGACGACGCCGCCCGGGCCGCGGGCGCCGACCCCGACGCCGCCTCCGCCGACGACTGACCGTCACCGAATCGAGTTCCCATGAAGGTCCTCCGCGCCGTCGGCGTCGCCGCCCTCAGTATCGTCGACGCGCTCGTCCCCTCCGTCGTCGCCGCGCTCGCCGTCCTCTTCATCTCGGCGGACCCGTGGGTCGACGCCGCGAACCCGTGGCTGCTGGCCGCCATCGCGGGCGTCGTCGCCTTCCTCGGTACGCTCGCCGTCGGCTTCTCGATGACGCTGCTCGGCCACGGCCCGTTCCCGGTGACCCGGCTCACGAAGCGGCTCTGGGAGTGGTGGCACCGCCCCTGGTTCGCCGGCCGCAACCGGCGCGGCCGCGGCCGGTAGATCCGTTACTGTCTCCCACGGCGGGGCAAACGCTTTTCGCTCGGGGCGCGACGGACCGGATATGAGCGACAGCGCCCCTCCCGACGAGTTCGTCACGCCGCCGCCGGCACAAGCGGGCGACCGGGTCGCCGTGGTCGCGCCCTCCAGCGGCGCGGCGACGGTGTTCCCGGACGTGCTGGACCTCGCGCTCGACCGCCTGCGCGACCGGTTCGACCTCGACCCGACCGTCTTCGAAACCGCCGAGGCCGACCCCGACGAACTCCGCGACCGCCCCGAACTGCGCGCCGCGGACGTACACGAGGCGTTCCGCGACCCCGACATCGCGGCGGTCTTCGCCACCATCGGCGGCGACGACCAGCTCCGGGTGCTGAAACACCTCGACCCACAGATCCTGCGGGCGAACCCCACCCGCTTCTTCGGCATGAGCGACAACACCTGCCTCGCCAGCTACCTCTGGACCCAGGGGGTCGTCTCCTACTACGGCGGGCAGCTGCTCAATCAGGTGGCGACGCCCGGACACCTCCCCGAGTACACCGAGCGGTACCTCCGCCGGGCGCTGTTCGAGGAGTCGCCGGGCGAACTCGAACCGGCCGACGAGTGGACCGACGACGTGGTCGAGTGGGGCAGCGAGGACTACCGGGAGACAGAGCCGGAGTACGAACCGAACGACGGCTGGCGGTGGGACGTGCCCGAGGAGCGCGCCGGCGAGGTGATCTCGGGCCGGCTCTGGGGCGGCTGTCTCACCGTCCTCCAGTGGTTGCTGGCCGCCGACCGCGCCGTCCCAGACCCGGCGGCCCTCGACGGGGCCGTCCTCGCCGTGGAGACCTCCGAGGAACTGCCGAGCGCCGACGAGGTGCGGCGGGTCCTGACCTGCGTCGGCGAGCGCGGCCTGCTGGAGCGGTTCGACGCCGTCCTCGTCGGCCGCCCGCAGACCCGCAGTCGCGACGACGACCGGACCGACGCGGAGCGGACGGAGTACCGCGAAGACCAGCGGGCGGCGGTCCGCGAGTGGGTCCGCGAGTACAACGCCACCGCTCCGCTCGTCTTCGACCTCGACTTCGGCCACACGAACCCGACGGTTCCGATGCCGATGGGCGGCCGCGTCGCGATAGACACTGCCGACCGGACCGTCGCGTTCACCGGCCGCTGACGGTCCCGGGAGTTCGGCCCCGCTCGGGTCGCGGACCGCCGGTCAGAACTCCTCCTCGCCCCCGCCGAACTCCTCCTCGCCGCCCCATTCGTCTTCTTCCTCGCCCCACTCCTCGTCTTCCTCCCACTCCTCCTCCTCCTCGCCGCCGCCGATCGCCGAGGCCACGGCGCCGAGCAGACCCTCTTCCTCCTCTTCTTCGTACTCCTCCTCGTCGTCCAGGTCCACGTCGATGTCGCGGTCGGAGTGTCCGTGGCCGTGTTTGTGGCGTTTCGCCCCCGTCAGCTCTTCGAGTTCCCCGGGGTCGAGCCAGACGCCGCCGCAGTCCGGGCAGTAGTCGATCGTCACGTCGTGTTCCTCGCGCTGTTCGAACTCCGCGCCGCACTGTGGACAGTCCAGCGAGCGGTCGAGCACCATGGTTGCGGGAATCGTGACGGAGAACCAAACAGTTTTCGCCCGTGATACGACGGGTGGTGGCCGCGGCGGAGCGGGGTCGGTAACGGGACGGTACCGGCGCGACAGGTTCACTCCTCGTCGACGGGGTCGAAGGCGTTGTCCCGCGTCGGGAACTCACCGGTCTCGACCTCGTCGACGTACTGTTCGACGGCGCGGCGGATCTCCGAGTCGAGGTCGGCGTACTCCTTCGCGAGGCTGTAGCCCGCTCCGCCGAGCCCGAGCACGTCCGAGACGACGAGCACCTGGCCGTCCACGTAGCGGCCCGAGCCGATGCCGATGGTCGGGACCTCGACGGCCTCGGTGACCTCCCGGGCCACGCCCTCGCTCACCGTTTCGAGGACGATCGAGAACGCGCCGGCCTCCTCCAGCCGCTGGGCGGTTTCGACCAGCGCCTCCCCGGGCGAGGAGGTGTCGGTGTCCCGGCCCTGGACGTAGGCGCCCCCGATCTGGTGTTTGCGCTGGGGCGTGAGACCGACGTGGCCCTGGACCGGGATCCCGAGTTCGGTCAGCCGGTCGACGATCTCGACCGTCGTCTCGCCGTAGGGCGCGGTCTCCAGTTTCACGGCGTCGGCGCCTGCCTCCTTGAGGAACCGGCCGGCGTTCTCCACCGACTCCTCCATCGACGTGCCGTAGGTGAGGAACGGCAGGTCGGCGACGACGAACGCCTCCTCGGTGCCGCGGACGACCGCCGCGGTGTTCGAGAGGGCCTCCTCCAGGGTGACCGGGAGCGTGTCGTCGTAGCCGAGGTGGTTGTCCCCGGCGCTGTCGCCGACGAGGATCATGTCGACGCCCGCCGCGTCGACCTGCCGGGCGATCGGCGCGTCGTAGGCGGTCAGCATCGTCAGGGGCGTCCCGTCCTCGTACTTCTCGTAGAGGTCCGGAATTGTCGTGCGAGACATCGCGATTGGTCGCTCTTCGACGGCCAGCGGTTTATCAGTTGCCGGAGTCGGGACGAGGGCGTTCGGTTCGATGTGCGTACTTACCGTCGGCATCCGCGCGCCTGTGGCGCGCGGTTCGACCACCGGAGCCGTCGGAGACGGCGGAAGTGGCCTTTTTCACCCATGTTTTTGCCGGCGGGGTTCCCCGCAGGGAGCGGAGCGACCGAGGAAACCCCGCCGGGAAAAAGATGGCCTACACTGAGCATCCGGTGGCGGAGAGCTCACGAAACCGACGGCGTCGAGGGGTGAGGGCTGTGCGGCGCTGGCGGGCGAGCGCAAGGTAAATACCCCATCCTCCGTTATCGGTGAGCAATGAGTTCCGAGACGGCCGACCATCG from Halosimplex halophilum includes:
- a CDS encoding 2Fe-2S iron-sulfur cluster-binding protein — translated: MTEYTVEFAGTGEQITVSDKETILSRCIEEGIAQEYSCRVGMCLACSARIEEGEVTQPAARGLTEEEAEDYALTCMARPQSDLVLDRGKYPPSIEDDAARAAGADPDAASADD
- a CDS encoding S66 family peptidase — translated: MSDSAPPDEFVTPPPAQAGDRVAVVAPSSGAATVFPDVLDLALDRLRDRFDLDPTVFETAEADPDELRDRPELRAADVHEAFRDPDIAAVFATIGGDDQLRVLKHLDPQILRANPTRFFGMSDNTCLASYLWTQGVVSYYGGQLLNQVATPGHLPEYTERYLRRALFEESPGELEPADEWTDDVVEWGSEDYRETEPEYEPNDGWRWDVPEERAGEVISGRLWGGCLTVLQWLLAADRAVPDPAALDGAVLAVETSEELPSADEVRRVLTCVGERGLLERFDAVLVGRPQTRSRDDDRTDAERTEYREDQRAAVREWVREYNATAPLVFDLDFGHTNPTVPMPMGGRVAIDTADRTVAFTGR
- a CDS encoding TFIIB-type zinc ribbon-containing protein yields the protein MVLDRSLDCPQCGAEFEQREEHDVTIDYCPDCGGVWLDPGELEELTGAKRHKHGHGHSDRDIDVDLDDEEEYEEEEEEGLLGAVASAIGGGEEEEEWEEDEEWGEEEDEWGGEEEFGGGEEEF
- the panB gene encoding 3-methyl-2-oxobutanoate hydroxymethyltransferase yields the protein MSRTTIPDLYEKYEDGTPLTMLTAYDAPIARQVDAAGVDMILVGDSAGDNHLGYDDTLPVTLEEALSNTAAVVRGTEEAFVVADLPFLTYGTSMEESVENAGRFLKEAGADAVKLETAPYGETTVEIVDRLTELGIPVQGHVGLTPQRKHQIGGAYVQGRDTDTSSPGEALVETAQRLEEAGAFSIVLETVSEGVAREVTEAVEVPTIGIGSGRYVDGQVLVVSDVLGLGGAGYSLAKEYADLDSEIRRAVEQYVDEVETGEFPTRDNAFDPVDEE